The Rhinoderma darwinii isolate aRhiDar2 chromosome 11, aRhiDar2.hap1, whole genome shotgun sequence genome window below encodes:
- the LOC142663716 gene encoding uncharacterized protein LOC142663716 isoform X1, with translation MSFRPLQMKYRILHNFLYRAMVLSLTNPLEKDRNKMTEKILNLTLEIIYLLTGEDYTLVKKTLTSSEIKRSGCLPYVSLEWSRTQTPIMMTTNHSLTHEKKNEQKILELTNKIIGLLTGEVPIRCQDVAVYFSMGEFEYLEGHKDLYKDVMIENQQTLTSPGKRDLYKDVMMEDHQTLTSPGKRDLYKDVMMEENRPLTLPVGYCKRNSPERCPSPVYSDCPQENHYVPLDHESEDLINIKVKVLEEEDLYMKVDHQYKEEEIAVDISPADDCAEQLQEYPLSPDYEAELKDMPHTTSSDLSNYKETLFEHLQTVKQNKGHKEDKIYQCYECGKHYKNAFNLYIHKRIHRDERPFSCMECGKCFTKKSVLVEHLRVHTGEKPYACSECGKSFTKKSILVEHQRIHTGDKPFLCSECGRCFARKSHLERHLRTHTGEKPFSCSKCEKGFIQKIHLIEHQRIHTEDKPFTCPECGKRFIQKSHLVKHQKTHTAKKPSERSDC, from the exons TACAGGATCCTCCATAATTTCCTCTACAGGGCAATGGTACTCTCCTTGACCAATCCACTAGAGAAGGACAGAAATAAAATGACTGAGAAAATATTAAACCTCACCCTGGAGATTATCTACctgctgaccggagag GATTACACATTAGTGAAGAAGACCTTAACATCTAGTGAAATTAAGAGATCCGGTTGCCTTCCCTATGTGTCACTAGAATGGAGCCGGACCCAAACTCCAATAATGATGACAACAAATCACTCACTGACACATGAGAAGAAAAACGAGCAGAAGATCCTAGAACTCACCAACAAGATCATtgggctgctgactggagag gttcctataaggtgtcaggatgtcgccgtctatttctccatgggggAGTTCGAGTatttagaaggacacaaggatctgtacaaggacgtcatgattgaGAACCAGCAgaccctcacatcaccgggtaagagggatctgtacaaggacgtcatgatggaggaccaccagaccctcacatcaccgggtaagagggatctgtacaaggacgtcatgatggaggagaaCCGGCCCCTCACATTACCGG TCGGATATTGTAAGAGAAattcaccagagagatgtcccagtcctgtaTATTCGGATTGTCCACAGGAGAACCATTATGTTCCTCTGGATCATGAG AGTGAAGATCTGATCAATATAAAAGTTAAAGTTTTGGAAGAAGAAGACTTGTATATGAAGGTTGACCATCAGTATAAGGAAGAAGAAATTGCTGTAGATATCAGCCCAG CTGATGACTGTGCCGAACAATTACAGGAATATCCTTTATCTCCAGATTATGAAGCAGAACTTAAAGATATGCCTCACACAACTTCTTCGGATCTGAGTAACTACAAGGAGACTTTATTTGAACATTTACAGACTGTTAAACAAAATAAAGGACATAAAGAGGATAAAATATATCAATGTTATGAGTGTGGGAAACATTATAAAAATGCCTTTAATCTTTATATACACAAGAGAATTCATAGAGATGAGAGACCGTTTTCATGTatggaatgtgggaaatgttttaccaaGAAATCAGTTCTTGTTGAGCATCTCAgagttcacacaggggagaaaccatatgcatgttcagaatgtgggaaaagttTCACCAAGAAATCAATTCTTGTCgaacatcagagaattcacacaggagataaGCCATTTTTATGTTCAGAATGCGGGAGATGTTTTGCCAGGAAATCACATCTAGAGAGACATCTGAgaactcacacaggggagaaaccatttTCTTGTTCAAAATGTGAGAAAGGATTTATACAGAAAATTCATCTGATTGAGCATCAAAGAATTCACACAGAGGACAAGCCATTTACATGTCCAGAATGCGGTAAACGCTTTATTcagaaatcacatcttgttaaacATCAGAAAACGCACACGGCGAAGAAGCCGTCCGAACGATCCGACTGTTAA
- the LOC142663716 gene encoding uncharacterized protein LOC142663716 isoform X3, which produces MSFRPLQMKYRILHNFLYRAMVLSLTNPLEKDRNKMTEKILNLTLEIIYLLTGEDYTLVKKTLTSSEIKRSGCLPYVSLEWSRTQTPIMMTTNHSLTHEKKNEQKILELTNKIIGLLTGEVPIRCQDVAVYFSMGEFEYLEGHKDLYKDVMIENQQTLTSPGKRDLYKDVMMEDHQTLTSPVGYCKRNSPERCPSPVYSDCPQENHYVPLDHESEDLINIKVKVLEEEDLYMKVDHQYKEEEIAVDISPADDCAEQLQEYPLSPDYEAELKDMPHTTSSDLSNYKETLFEHLQTVKQNKGHKEDKIYQCYECGKHYKNAFNLYIHKRIHRDERPFSCMECGKCFTKKSVLVEHLRVHTGEKPYACSECGKSFTKKSILVEHQRIHTGDKPFLCSECGRCFARKSHLERHLRTHTGEKPFSCSKCEKGFIQKIHLIEHQRIHTEDKPFTCPECGKRFIQKSHLVKHQKTHTAKKPSERSDC; this is translated from the exons TACAGGATCCTCCATAATTTCCTCTACAGGGCAATGGTACTCTCCTTGACCAATCCACTAGAGAAGGACAGAAATAAAATGACTGAGAAAATATTAAACCTCACCCTGGAGATTATCTACctgctgaccggagag GATTACACATTAGTGAAGAAGACCTTAACATCTAGTGAAATTAAGAGATCCGGTTGCCTTCCCTATGTGTCACTAGAATGGAGCCGGACCCAAACTCCAATAATGATGACAACAAATCACTCACTGACACATGAGAAGAAAAACGAGCAGAAGATCCTAGAACTCACCAACAAGATCATtgggctgctgactggagag gttcctataaggtgtcaggatgtcgccgtctatttctccatgggggAGTTCGAGTatttagaaggacacaaggatctgtacaaggacgtcatgattgaGAACCAGCAgaccctcacatcaccgggtaagagggatctgtacaaggacgtcatgatggaggaccaccagaccctcacatcaccgg TCGGATATTGTAAGAGAAattcaccagagagatgtcccagtcctgtaTATTCGGATTGTCCACAGGAGAACCATTATGTTCCTCTGGATCATGAG AGTGAAGATCTGATCAATATAAAAGTTAAAGTTTTGGAAGAAGAAGACTTGTATATGAAGGTTGACCATCAGTATAAGGAAGAAGAAATTGCTGTAGATATCAGCCCAG CTGATGACTGTGCCGAACAATTACAGGAATATCCTTTATCTCCAGATTATGAAGCAGAACTTAAAGATATGCCTCACACAACTTCTTCGGATCTGAGTAACTACAAGGAGACTTTATTTGAACATTTACAGACTGTTAAACAAAATAAAGGACATAAAGAGGATAAAATATATCAATGTTATGAGTGTGGGAAACATTATAAAAATGCCTTTAATCTTTATATACACAAGAGAATTCATAGAGATGAGAGACCGTTTTCATGTatggaatgtgggaaatgttttaccaaGAAATCAGTTCTTGTTGAGCATCTCAgagttcacacaggggagaaaccatatgcatgttcagaatgtgggaaaagttTCACCAAGAAATCAATTCTTGTCgaacatcagagaattcacacaggagataaGCCATTTTTATGTTCAGAATGCGGGAGATGTTTTGCCAGGAAATCACATCTAGAGAGACATCTGAgaactcacacaggggagaaaccatttTCTTGTTCAAAATGTGAGAAAGGATTTATACAGAAAATTCATCTGATTGAGCATCAAAGAATTCACACAGAGGACAAGCCATTTACATGTCCAGAATGCGGTAAACGCTTTATTcagaaatcacatcttgttaaacATCAGAAAACGCACACGGCGAAGAAGCCGTCCGAACGATCCGACTGTTAA
- the LOC142663716 gene encoding uncharacterized protein LOC142663716 isoform X2, translated as MVLSLTNPLEKDRNKMTEKILNLTLEIIYLLTGEDYTLVKKTLTSSEIKRSGCLPYVSLEWSRTQTPIMMTTNHSLTHEKKNEQKILELTNKIIGLLTGEVPIRCQDVAVYFSMGEFEYLEGHKDLYKDVMIENQQTLTSPGKRDLYKDVMMEDHQTLTSPGKRDLYKDVMMEENRPLTLPVGYCKRNSPERCPSPVYSDCPQENHYVPLDHESEDLINIKVKVLEEEDLYMKVDHQYKEEEIAVDISPADDCAEQLQEYPLSPDYEAELKDMPHTTSSDLSNYKETLFEHLQTVKQNKGHKEDKIYQCYECGKHYKNAFNLYIHKRIHRDERPFSCMECGKCFTKKSVLVEHLRVHTGEKPYACSECGKSFTKKSILVEHQRIHTGDKPFLCSECGRCFARKSHLERHLRTHTGEKPFSCSKCEKGFIQKIHLIEHQRIHTEDKPFTCPECGKRFIQKSHLVKHQKTHTAKKPSERSDC; from the exons ATGGTACTCTCCTTGACCAATCCACTAGAGAAGGACAGAAATAAAATGACTGAGAAAATATTAAACCTCACCCTGGAGATTATCTACctgctgaccggagag GATTACACATTAGTGAAGAAGACCTTAACATCTAGTGAAATTAAGAGATCCGGTTGCCTTCCCTATGTGTCACTAGAATGGAGCCGGACCCAAACTCCAATAATGATGACAACAAATCACTCACTGACACATGAGAAGAAAAACGAGCAGAAGATCCTAGAACTCACCAACAAGATCATtgggctgctgactggagag gttcctataaggtgtcaggatgtcgccgtctatttctccatgggggAGTTCGAGTatttagaaggacacaaggatctgtacaaggacgtcatgattgaGAACCAGCAgaccctcacatcaccgggtaagagggatctgtacaaggacgtcatgatggaggaccaccagaccctcacatcaccgggtaagagggatctgtacaaggacgtcatgatggaggagaaCCGGCCCCTCACATTACCGG TCGGATATTGTAAGAGAAattcaccagagagatgtcccagtcctgtaTATTCGGATTGTCCACAGGAGAACCATTATGTTCCTCTGGATCATGAG AGTGAAGATCTGATCAATATAAAAGTTAAAGTTTTGGAAGAAGAAGACTTGTATATGAAGGTTGACCATCAGTATAAGGAAGAAGAAATTGCTGTAGATATCAGCCCAG CTGATGACTGTGCCGAACAATTACAGGAATATCCTTTATCTCCAGATTATGAAGCAGAACTTAAAGATATGCCTCACACAACTTCTTCGGATCTGAGTAACTACAAGGAGACTTTATTTGAACATTTACAGACTGTTAAACAAAATAAAGGACATAAAGAGGATAAAATATATCAATGTTATGAGTGTGGGAAACATTATAAAAATGCCTTTAATCTTTATATACACAAGAGAATTCATAGAGATGAGAGACCGTTTTCATGTatggaatgtgggaaatgttttaccaaGAAATCAGTTCTTGTTGAGCATCTCAgagttcacacaggggagaaaccatatgcatgttcagaatgtgggaaaagttTCACCAAGAAATCAATTCTTGTCgaacatcagagaattcacacaggagataaGCCATTTTTATGTTCAGAATGCGGGAGATGTTTTGCCAGGAAATCACATCTAGAGAGACATCTGAgaactcacacaggggagaaaccatttTCTTGTTCAAAATGTGAGAAAGGATTTATACAGAAAATTCATCTGATTGAGCATCAAAGAATTCACACAGAGGACAAGCCATTTACATGTCCAGAATGCGGTAAACGCTTTATTcagaaatcacatcttgttaaacATCAGAAAACGCACACGGCGAAGAAGCCGTCCGAACGATCCGACTGTTAA
- the LOC142663716 gene encoding uncharacterized protein LOC142663716 isoform X4: protein MMTTNHSLTHEKKNEQKILELTNKIIGLLTGEVPIRCQDVAVYFSMGEFEYLEGHKDLYKDVMIENQQTLTSPGKRDLYKDVMMEDHQTLTSPGKRDLYKDVMMEENRPLTLPVGYCKRNSPERCPSPVYSDCPQENHYVPLDHESEDLINIKVKVLEEEDLYMKVDHQYKEEEIAVDISPADDCAEQLQEYPLSPDYEAELKDMPHTTSSDLSNYKETLFEHLQTVKQNKGHKEDKIYQCYECGKHYKNAFNLYIHKRIHRDERPFSCMECGKCFTKKSVLVEHLRVHTGEKPYACSECGKSFTKKSILVEHQRIHTGDKPFLCSECGRCFARKSHLERHLRTHTGEKPFSCSKCEKGFIQKIHLIEHQRIHTEDKPFTCPECGKRFIQKSHLVKHQKTHTAKKPSERSDC from the exons ATGATGACAACAAATCACTCACTGACACATGAGAAGAAAAACGAGCAGAAGATCCTAGAACTCACCAACAAGATCATtgggctgctgactggagag gttcctataaggtgtcaggatgtcgccgtctatttctccatgggggAGTTCGAGTatttagaaggacacaaggatctgtacaaggacgtcatgattgaGAACCAGCAgaccctcacatcaccgggtaagagggatctgtacaaggacgtcatgatggaggaccaccagaccctcacatcaccgggtaagagggatctgtacaaggacgtcatgatggaggagaaCCGGCCCCTCACATTACCGG TCGGATATTGTAAGAGAAattcaccagagagatgtcccagtcctgtaTATTCGGATTGTCCACAGGAGAACCATTATGTTCCTCTGGATCATGAG AGTGAAGATCTGATCAATATAAAAGTTAAAGTTTTGGAAGAAGAAGACTTGTATATGAAGGTTGACCATCAGTATAAGGAAGAAGAAATTGCTGTAGATATCAGCCCAG CTGATGACTGTGCCGAACAATTACAGGAATATCCTTTATCTCCAGATTATGAAGCAGAACTTAAAGATATGCCTCACACAACTTCTTCGGATCTGAGTAACTACAAGGAGACTTTATTTGAACATTTACAGACTGTTAAACAAAATAAAGGACATAAAGAGGATAAAATATATCAATGTTATGAGTGTGGGAAACATTATAAAAATGCCTTTAATCTTTATATACACAAGAGAATTCATAGAGATGAGAGACCGTTTTCATGTatggaatgtgggaaatgttttaccaaGAAATCAGTTCTTGTTGAGCATCTCAgagttcacacaggggagaaaccatatgcatgttcagaatgtgggaaaagttTCACCAAGAAATCAATTCTTGTCgaacatcagagaattcacacaggagataaGCCATTTTTATGTTCAGAATGCGGGAGATGTTTTGCCAGGAAATCACATCTAGAGAGACATCTGAgaactcacacaggggagaaaccatttTCTTGTTCAAAATGTGAGAAAGGATTTATACAGAAAATTCATCTGATTGAGCATCAAAGAATTCACACAGAGGACAAGCCATTTACATGTCCAGAATGCGGTAAACGCTTTATTcagaaatcacatcttgttaaacATCAGAAAACGCACACGGCGAAGAAGCCGTCCGAACGATCCGACTGTTAA